From Toxorhynchites rutilus septentrionalis strain SRP chromosome 2, ASM2978413v1, whole genome shotgun sequence, a single genomic window includes:
- the LOC129764860 gene encoding uncharacterized protein LOC129764860, which yields MSKSTKKQLPTLNAMFTSYAKFRPALNTFEGDGERILLSQSDAWMQQAGLIGVKKFFTLTETAVIFFTFGKSTLDFNEYQQFLEKLCDSKKLGLKEVCHSLVSCGPPGAYS from the exons ATGTCCAAGAGTACGAAGAAACAGTTGCCTACACTCAACGCCATGTTCACATCATACGCTAAATTTCGCCCAGCTCTTAACACATTCGAAGGAGACGGCGAACGGATATTGTTGTCCCAAAGCGATGCGTGGATGCAACAAGCAGGATTGATCGGAGTGAAAAAATTCTTCACCCTCACCGAAACTGCCGTTATATTTTTCACCTTCGG aaagtcCACGTTGGACTTCAATGAGTATCAACAGTTCTTGGAAAAGTTGTGTGACAGCAAAAAGCTAGGTCTGAAGGAGGTCTGTCACAGTTTGGTGAGTTGTGGTCCTCCGGGAGCATACTCTTGA